A part of Cervus elaphus chromosome 11, mCerEla1.1, whole genome shotgun sequence genomic DNA contains:
- the ZBTB43 gene encoding zinc finger and BTB domain-containing protein 43 — protein MEPGTNSFRVEFPDFSSTILQKLNQQRQQGQLCDVSIVVQGHIFRAHKAVLAASSPYFCDQVLLKNSRRIVLPDVMNPRVFENILLSSYTGRLVMPAPEIVSYLTAASFLQMWHVVDKCTEVLEGNPTVLCQKLNHGSDHQSPSSSNYNGLVESFELGSGGHTDFPKTQELRDGENEEESTKDELSSQLTEHEYLPSNSSTEHDRLSTEMASQDGEEGASDSAEFHYTRPMYSKPSIMAHKRWIHVKPERFEQACEGMDVHAPYDEHQVTESINTMQTEYSVQPSGVEEDFHIGEKKVEAEFDEQADESNYDEQVDFYGSSMEEFSGERSDGNLIWHKQEAALASGYSENIEMVTGIKEEAPHLGFSATDKLYLCQCGKSFTHKSQRDRHMSMHLGLRPYGCGVCGKKFKMKHHLVGHMKIHTGIKPYECNICAKRFMWRDSFHRHVTSCTKSYEAAKAEQNTTEACTKSYEAAKAEQNMTEACTKSYEAAKAEQNTT, from the coding sequence ATGGAGCCTGGAACAAACTCTTTTCGAGTAGAATTTCCtgatttttccagcaccattCTGCAAAAACTGAACCAGCAGCGCCAGCAGGGACAATTATGTGATGTGTCCATTGTTGTCCAAGGCCACATTTTCCGAGCACACAAAGCTGTTCTTGCTGCCAGTTCCCCCTACTTTTGTGACCAGGTACTCCTGAAAAACAGCAGGAGGATTGTTTTGCCTGATGTGATGAATCCCAGAGTGTTTGAGAACATTCTCCTGTCAAGTTATACGGGACGTCTAGTAATGCCTGCTCCAGAAATTGTCAGTTACTTAACAGCAGCGAGCTTCCTCCAGATGTGGCATGTGGTCGACAAATGCACTGAGGTTTTAGAAGGAAACCCTACAGTCCTTTGTCAGAAGCTAAATCACGGCAGTGACCACCAGTCTCCAAGCAGCAGCAATTATAATGGCCTGGTAGAGAGCTTTGAGCTGGGCTCCGGGGGCCACACGGATTTCCCCAAAACCCAGGAACTGAGGGATGGAGAGAACGAAGAGGAGAGCACCAAAGACGAGCTGTCATCTCAGCTCACCGAGCACGAATACCTTCCCAGTAACTCGTCCACAGAGCACGACCGGCTGAGCACGGAGATGGCGAGCCAGGACGGGGAGGAGGGGGCCAGCGACAGCGCCGAGTTCCACTACACCCGGCCCATGTACAGCAAGCCCAGCATAATGGCTCACAAACGCTGGATCCACGTGAAGCCCGAGCGCTTTGAGCAGGCGTGCGAGGGCATGGATGTGCACGCACCCTACGATGAGCACCAGGTCACAGAGTCCATCAACACCATGCAGACAGAGTACTCAGTCCAGCCCTCGGGGGTAGAGGAAGACTTtcacattggggaaaaaaaagtggaagcagagtTTGACGAACAGGCTGATGAAAGCAATTATGATGAGCAGGTGGATTTCTATGGCTCCTCCATGGAAGAGTTTTCTGGAGAGCGGTCAGATGGGAATCTCATCTGGCACAAACAGGAGGCAGCCCTAGCGTCAGGCTACAGTGAGAATATTGAGATGGTGACAGGGATTAAAGAGGAGGCTCCCCACCTAGGATTCTCGGCCACCGACAAGCTGTATCTTTGTCAGTGCGGCAAGAGCTTCACTCACAAGAGTCAGAGAGATCGGCACATGAGCATGCACCTCGGGCTCCGGCCTTACGGCTGTGGGGTCTGCGGTAAGAAATTCAAAATGAAGCATCATCTCGTGGGTCACATGAAAATTCACACAGGCATAAAGCCATATGAGTGTAATATCTGTGCAAAGAGATTCATGTGGAGGGACAGTTTCCACAGGCATGTGACTTCTTGTACCAAGTCCTATGAAGCTGCAAAGGCTGAGCAGAATACAACTGAAGCTTGTACCAAGTCCTACGAAGCTGCAAAGGCTGAGCAGAATATGACTGAGGCTTGTACCAAGTCCTACGAAGCTGCAAAGGCTGAGCAGAATACGACTTGA